From Apium graveolens cultivar Ventura chromosome 9, ASM990537v1, whole genome shotgun sequence, the proteins below share one genomic window:
- the LOC141683601 gene encoding helicase and polymerase-containing protein TEBICHI isoform X1 has product MSSNSPRSRINQFYASKKKRKESSPLLKSKLVEKDARITLEASPGGKGSLDGFLVTSQDDVPPAGSLQTNNCSSAKLDFVKRKLELEVRLSLKDENKEIYLPGEGHCQTAKASGEAQPKKPKTSDIGDVISQDLGKDTSDSTHGLKNPELKQFAADFLSLYCSKEVPHSAAKRQASPSSLGLEEKLPKRRHFSNDGCQTLTEGKNFNEQVHSKVIAKSEVVANTFPREEIVNDSAINFQASLRKCNNTLVDMASCDTPGPLISNGGVHETPKSTRGSSIFSPGETFWNEAVKIADGLLAANKNIPVKVVEKIKGTDESYKTRNLDILTNEHSAKQSNVVGREGTKRICDEGSASLALRREDEKKIEKVVSPMPVKHIDFSSEENIFQKEAQLNQSRQIPVGNEQMGGYSTNHKPLKRAHITSQMSDELPELQVNTTPRIVDDLTGANGSITYSTPNNEFKYSNATHGFSEDNTPSSFLCHKDRLDIINWLPSEICNTYRKRGISKLYPWQVDCLQVDGVLQRRNLVYCASTSAGKSFVAEILMLRRVLSTGKMALLVLPYVSICAEKAEHLEALLEPLDKHVRSYYGNQGGGTLPKDTSVAVCTIEKANSLLNKLLEEGRMSEVGIIVIDELHMVGDQNRGYLLELMLTKLRYAAGEGSTDLSSGESSGTSTSSGRNDPAHGIQIVGMSATLPNVAAVADWLQAALYQTDFRPVPLVEYIKVGNTIYNKSMEIIRTISKGAELGGKDPDQIVELCNEVVQEGHSVLMFCSSRKGCESTATHIAKYIKKFSVNSCSDQTEFSDINSAIDTLRRSPAGLDPVLETTLPSGVAYHHAGLTVEEREVVESCYRKGLVRVLTATSTLAAGVNLPARRVIFRQPRIGRDFIDGTRYRQMSGRAGRTGIDTKGESVLICKQEEVKRIRGLINDSCPPLHSCLSEDKNGMTHAILEVVSGGIVQTARDIHRYVRCTLLNSTKPFEDVVKSAQDSLRWLCHKKFLEWSEDTKLYSSTPLGRASFGSSLCPEESLIVLDDLSRAREGFVLASDLHLVYLVTPINVDVEPDWELYYERFMELSPLDQSVGNRVGVQEPFLMRMAHGAPVRTSNRTRDSTKGFQGRSETRHGVLSYGVLSDEQSLRVCKRFYVALILSRLVQEIPVTEVCGAFKVARGMVQALQENAGRFASMVSVFCERLGWHDLEGLVAKFQNRVCFGVRAEIVELTTIPFVKGSRARALYKAGMRTPQAIAESPIPEIVKALFESSAWAAEEGSAQRRIQMGVAKKIKNGARKIVLDKAEEARLAAFSAFKSLGLEVPHLPQAQLPIAAENASRKERSTSSGEETTSSIILKPVLTRQSFEMCTSKDIVNSDIGDESKKPFNGGFQVPGATSEAGNMHDTKKLVVGCKESATLSYELKGSANCIGNAETAVSLPLKATEVGNRLDNKYVNNLRQDPDVKDNKSHNNKDPASEKGPINAVKTPGGFESFLDLWDSRENFFFDIYYNKRSEFNSLAPFEVHGVAICWENSPVYYINLPKDLFSSENESNNNVSANFSNSKKNLLAQKQLIEVAKRRWGRISRIMGREDVKKFGWNMKIQIQALKNPAFSIQRFVGLNLGSKSMGLELVDSSYYMLSPIHVKGGVDLSIVAWILWPDEERSSNPNLEKEVKRRLSSEAAAAASRCSRWKNQMRQAAHNGCCRRVALSRALFSVLWKLLTSEELMEALLTIESPLVNILADMELRGIGVDMEGCIRARYLLGKKLKCLEKEAYRLAGMTFSLYATADIANVLFQRLKLPIPEGYNKGKQHPSTDKQCLELLRHEHPIVPIIKEHRTLAKLHNSTLGAICSLSRLSMRTQRYTLHGHWLQTSTATGRLSMEEPNLQCVEHMVDFKMSNDEKGEGTDDENYRISPRDFFVPTQENWLLLAADYSQIELRLMAHFSKDPSLVELLSKRNSDVFRMIAAKWTGKVESSVSSTEREQTKKLIYGILYGMGVNTLAEQLECSSEDAAEKIQNFKRSFQGVASWLQEAVMCCRRKGYVETLKGRKRFLANIKLGNSKEKSKAERQAVNSICQGSAADIIKIAMINLHSALTQAVSESDLSTGLERFPHLKGRCRILLQVHDELVLEADPLVIKEAGLLLQKTMESAATLLVPLPVKLQVGRTWGTLEPFSLE; this is encoded by the exons ATGTCAAGCAATTCGCCTCGGTCTCGCATCAATCAG TTTTATGcttcaaagaaaaagagaaaggAGTCCTCACCTCTGTTAAAGTCTAAGCTGGTCGAGAAAGATGCAAGGATTACTCTTGAAGCATCTCCTGGTGGCAAGGGTTCTTTAGATGGCTTCTTGGTGACTTCACAAGATGATGTACCTCCTGCAGGATCATTGCAGACTAACAATTGCTCATCAGCTAAACTAGATTTTGTTAAAAGGAAGTTGGAATTGGAGGTTAGATTATCTTTAAAAGATGAGAATAAAGAAATTTATTTACCAGGTGAAGGACATTGTCAGACGGCTAAAGCTTCTGGAGAGGCTCAACCGAAAAAGCCCAAGACATCTGATATCGGAGATGTTATTTCCCAAGATCTTGGAAAGGATACTTCAGATTCTACGCATGGTTTGAAAAATCCTGAACTCAAACAGTTCGCAGCTGACTTTTTGTCATTGTATTGCAG CAAAGAAGTTCCACATAGTGCAGCTAAACGACAGGCTAGCCCCTCTTCACTTGGTTTGGAAGAAAAATTGCCAAAGAGGAGGCATTTTAGTAATGATGGGTGCCAGACACTTACCGAGGGAAAAAATTTTAATGAACAGGTTCACTCTAAAGTCATTGCTAAATCTGAAGTAGTTGCGAATACTTTTCCAAGAGAG GAGATTGTAAATGATAGTGCCATAAACTTTCAAGCGAGCTTAAGAAAATGTAATAATACATTGGTGGATATGGCTTCCTGTGATACACCGGGGCCCCTAATCAGCAATGGTGGAGTTCATGAAACACCCAAGTCGACGCGTGGAAGCTCCATATTTTCACCTGGAGAAACTTTCTGGAATGAAGCAGTCAAGATAGCTGACGGTTTGTTGGCTGCAAATAAAAACATTCCTGTTAAGGTTGTTGAAAAAATAAAAGGTACCGATGAATCGTACAAGACAAGGAACTTGGACATTCTGACAAATGAGCATAGTGCCAAGCAGTCAAATGTGGTAGGACGTGAAGGTACAAAACGAATCTGTGATGAAGGAAGTGCTTCGTTAGCACTACGCAGGGAAGatgaaaaaaaaatagaaaaggtTGTCTCCCCAATGCCTGTTAAGCATATTGATTTCTCTTCTGAAGAGAACATTTTTCAGAAAGAAGCACAACTAAATCAATCTAGACAAATACCTGTAGGAAATGAACAAATGGGAGGCTATTCTACAAACCATAAGCCTCTGAAGAGGGCTCATATCACATCCCAAATGAGTGATGAATTGCCTGAATTACAAGTTAACACAACACCGAGAATTGTTGATGATTTGACCGGGGCTAATGGCAGCATCACATATAGTACCCCAAACAACGAATTCAAATATTCCAATGCCACTCACGGATTTAGTGAAGATAATACTCCATCAAGTTTCCTATGTCATAAGGATCGTCTGGATATCATCAATTGGCTTCCATCTGAAATTTGCAACACATATCGGAAAAGAGGAATATCAAAACTGTATCCATGGCAG GTTGACTGCCTTCAGGTTGACGGTGTTTTACAGAGAAGGAATCTCGTGTATTGTGCGTCTACAAG TGCTGGTAAAAGTTTTGTTGCTGAAATCTTAATGCTGCGGCGTGTCTTGTCAACTGGAAAAATGGCCCTTCTTGTACTACCATATGTATCAATTTGTGCAGAAAAG GCTGAACATCTCGAGGCCCTTCTTGAACCACTTGATAAGCATGTCCGGAGTTATTACGGAAACCAAGGTGGTGGAACTCTTCCCAAAGATACCTCTGTAGCTGTTTGTACAATTGAGAAGGCAAACTCATTACTTAACAAATTGTTGGAAGAGGGTCGGATGTCAGAGGTTGGAATTATTGTGATAGATGAGCTGCATATG GTAGGGGACCAAAATAGAGGTTACCTATTAGAGCTCATGTTGACAAAGCTACGGTATGCTGCTGGTGAAGGCAGCACAGATTTATCTAGTGGTGAAAGTTCTGGTACAAGTACAAGCAGTGGTAGAAATGATCCTGCTCATGGTATTCAAATTGTAGGGATGAGTGCCACCTTGCCAAATGTTGCTGCAGTTGCTGACTGGCTTCAA GCAGCATTATACCAGACAGATTTTCGACCTGTTCCACTTGTGGAATACATTAAAGTCGGAAACACAATTTATAACAAAAGTATGGAAATCATCAGGACCATTTCTAAGGGAGCTGAGCTAGGCGGTAAAGATCCAGATCAAATTGTAGAATTATGCAATGAG GTTGTCCAAGAGGGTCACTCAGTGCTAATGTTTTGTTCGAGTAGGAAAGGATGTGAATCAACTGCTACACATATTGCAAAATATATCAAGAAATTTTCTGTCAACTCTTGCAGCGACCAAACTGAGTTCAGTGACATCAATTCTGCCATAGATACATTGCGAAGGTCTCCGGCAGGATTAGATCCTGTACTAGAAACAACTCTTCCTTCTGGTGTTGCTTACCACCATGCCGGTCTTACT GTTGAGGAAAGAGAAGTTGTTGAGAGCTGCTACCGTAAAGGACTTGTACGCGTCTTGACTGCAACATCAACATTAGCTGCAGGTGTTAACCTGCCTGCCAGGAGGGTTATATTTCGACAGCCTAGGATTGGTCGTGATTTTATAGACGGAACAAGGTACAGGCAGATGTCTGGTCGAGCTGGACGGACAGGAATAGATACCAAAGGCGAGAGT GTGCTAATATGCAAGCAGGAAGAGGTTAAAAGGATAAGGGGACTCATTAATGACAGCTGTCCACCGTTGCATTCTTGTTTGTCAGAAGATAAGAATGGGATGACACATGCAATATTGGAAGTCgtctctggtggaattgttcaAACAGCGCGTGATATTCATCGTTATGTTAGGTGCACTCTCTTAAATTCAACAAAACCATTTGAAGATGTAGTGAAATCTGCACAAGATTCTTTAAGGTGGTTATGCCACAAGAAGTTTCTTGAATGGAGTGAAGATACTAAGCTGTATAGCAGTACACCTCTTGGCCGTGCATCATTTGGCAGTTCTCTGTGTCCTGAAGAATCACTA ATTGTGCTGGATGATCTTTCACGGGCAAGAGAAGGATTTGTACTTGCATCTGATCTGCATCTAGTGTACTTGGTAACACCCATTAATGTTGATGTTGAACCAGATTGGGAATTGTATTATGAAAGATTTATGGAATTATCTCCACTTGATCAG TCAGTAGGAAACCGTGTGGGAGTACAAGAACCCTTTTTGATGCGCATGGCTCATGGTGCTCCAGTGCGCACCTCAAATAGAACAAGGGATAGCACAAAAGGGTTCCAGGGAAGGTCTGAAACTAGACATGGTGTATTAAGCTATGGCGTGCTTTCTGATGAACAATCACTACGAGTGTGCAAGCGCTTTTATGTTGCTCTTATTTTGTCAAGACTTGTGCAG GAAATACCTGTGACTGAGGTTTGTGGAGCCTTTAAAGTGGCTCGAGGCATGGTTCAAGCCTTACAGGAAAATGCTGGAAGGTTTGCTTCAATGGTTTCTGTATTCTGTGAGAGGCTTGGGTGGCATGATCTTGAAGGCTTGGTAGCGAAGTTTCAGAATCGTGTATGCTTTGGAGTCAGAGCGGAGATTGTAGAGCTGACTACTATCCCTTTTGTTAAG GGATCTAGAGCAAGGGCACTTTATAAAGCTGGTATGCGTACACCTCAAGCAATTGCTGAATCACCGATTCCTGAAATCGTCAAAGCACTTTTTGAATCTTCAGCTTGGGCTGCAGAAG AGGGTTCAGCTCAGCGGCGAATACAAATGGGAGTAGCGAAAAAGATAAAGAATGGTGCTCGGAAAATTGTTTTAGATAAAGCCGAAGAGGCAAGGCTTGCTGCTTTCTCAGCTTTCAAATCCCTCGGACTTGAGGTTCCTCATTTACCTCAAGCCCAACTACCAATTGCTGCAGAAAATGCCAGCAGAAAAGAACGATCCACCTCTTCTGGGGAAGAAACAACGAGCAGTATTATATTGAAACCAGTTTTAACCAGACAATCCTTTGAAATGTGTACATCTAAGGAtatagtaaattctgatattggagACGAATCAAAAAAACCATTTAATGGTGGATTTCAAGTACCTGGAGCAACATCTGAAGCTGGAAACATGCATGACACAAAAAAGCTTGTTGTAGGATGTAAAGAGTCTGCTACTCTTAGTTATGAGCTTAAAGGTAGTGCTAATTGCATCGGCAATGCAGAAACAGCGGTGTCTTTGCCCCTTAAAGCAACAGAAGTTGGGAACAGGTTAGATAACAAGTACGTCAATAATCTTAGGCAGGATCCAGATGTGAAAGACAATAAAAGCCATAACAATAAGGATCCTGCTTCTGAAAAGGGTCCAATCAATGCAGTCAAAACTCCTGGTGGATTCGAATCTTTCTTGGACCTCTGGGATAGTAGAGAAAATTTCTTTTTCGATATTTATTACAACAAGCGATCTGAATTTAACTCCCTTGCCCCCTTCGAAGTTCACGGGGTAGCAATATGTTGGGAAAATTCTCCAGTGTACTATATCAATCTTCCAAAGGATTTATTCTCTTCAGAGAATGAAAGTAATAATAATGTGTCAGCAaatttttctaattctaagaAGAACTTATTGGCACAAAAACAGCTGATAGAGGTGGCGAAAAGAAGGTGGGGCAGAATTTCTCGAATAATGGGCAGAGAAGATGTCAAAAAGTTTGGCTGGAACATGAAAATTCAAATTCAAGCACTTAAAAATCCTGCCTTTTCAATTCAGAGATTTGTTGGCCTGAACCTTGGTTCTAAGAGTATGGGTCTAGAACTTGTTGATAGCTCGTATTATATGCTCTCTCCGATTCATGTAAAAGGTGGAGTCGACCTTTCTATTGTTGCGTGGATCCTTTGGCCAGATGAAGAGAGAAGCTCAAATCCAAATCTTGAAAAG GAAGTTAAAAGAAGGTTGTCCAGTGAGGCAGCAGCAGCTGCTAGTCGTTGCAGTAGATGGAAAAATCAAATGCGTCAAGCTGCACATAATGGTTGCTGTCGGCGTGTTGCACTATCGAGGGCCCTATTTTCTGTACTGTGGAAACTTTTGACTTCTGAAGAACTCATGGAAGCGCTCTTGACCATTGAATCCCCTCTG GTTAATATTCTTGCAGACATGGAGCTTCGGGGAATTGGCGTTGACATGGAGGGATGTATTCGGGCTCGATATCTGTTAGGAAAAAAGCTGAAGTGTCTTGAGAAGGAAGCTTATAGGCTGGCTGGTATGACATTTTCCTTATACGCAACGGCTGATATTGCAAATGTACTCTTTCAGCGGTTGAAGCTGCCAATACCAGAAGGATACAATAAGGGGAAACAACATCCTAGTACTGATAAGCAGTGTTTGGAATTACTAAG GCATGAGCATCCAATCGTTCCCATCATTAAGGAGCACAGAACATTGGCAAAACTCCATAACTCTACGTTGGGAGCAATATGCTCTCTTTCGAGGCTTTCTATGAGGACACAAAGATACACTTTGCATGGCCATTGGCTCCAGACGTCAACAGCAACTGGGAGACTATCAATGGAGGAACCTAATCTCCAG TGTGTTGAGCATATGGTGGACTTCAAAATGAGTAACGACGAAAAAGGGGAAGGGACAGATGACGAAAATTACAGAATCAGTCCTCGTGATTTCTTTGTCCCTACTCAG GAAAATTGGTTACTGCTAGCAGCAGATTATTCCCAGATAGAACTAAGACTGATGGCACACTTTTCTAAAGATCCGTCATTAGTTGAACTCCTCAGTAAACGCAACAGTGATGTCTTTAGGATGATTGCCGCAAAATGGACAGGAAAGGTGGAGTCCTCTGTCAGTTCTACTGAAAGAGAACAGACTAAGAAATTGATCTATGGGATTCTGTATGGAATGGGTGTCAACACTCTCGCTGAACAACTAGAGTGCAGTTCAGAAGATGCTGCAGAGAAAATCCAGAACTTTAAAAGGTCCTTTCAAGGTGTTGCTTCTTGGCTTCAAGAAGCAGTAATGTGCTGCCGTCGGAAAGG ATATGTGGAGACCCTCAAAGGAAGAAAGCGTTTTTTGGCAAACATTAAACTCGGAAACAgtaaagaaaaatctaaagctGAGCGACAAGCTGTAAATTCTATATGTCAG GGGTCCGCTGCTGACATAATCAAAATTGCAATGATTAATTTACACTCTGCACTTACTCAAGCTGTTAGTGAGTCCGATTTGAGCACTGGACTTGAAAGATTTCCCCATCTTAAAGGCCGCTGCCGAATACTTTTACAG GTACATGATGAATTAGTACTTGAAGCTGATCCTTTAGTTATAAAGGAAGCTGGATTATTGCTACAAAAGACCATGGAAAGTGCCGCTACACTTCTTG TTCCTTTGCCTGTCAAGCTGCAGGTTGGGAGGACATGGGGAACTTTGGAGCCTTTTTCCCTAGAGTAG